A DNA window from Rossellomorea marisflavi contains the following coding sequences:
- a CDS encoding S8 family peptidase: MKFKKIAALSLATSLALFPAFGGSSLAKEAPKPFQPVNKTVDKDAFESGEVIVKFKDGVSEKAQGSALNKAKANEQKASAKDPFQVLEVVDVDQAVKALENNPNVEYAEPNYTFQATWTPNDPYYSTYQYGPQNTSTPAAWDVTRGSSTQTVAVLDSGVDYNHPDLARKVIKGYDFIDRDNNPMDLNGHGTHVAGTVAADTNNGIGVAGMAPDTKILAVRVLDANGSGSLDSIASGIRYAADQGAKVLNLSLGCECNSTTLKSAVDYAWNKGAVVVAAAGNDNVSRTFQPASYPNAIAVGAIDSSDRKASFSNYGTWVDVTAPGVNIASTVPNNGYSYMSGTSMASPHVAGLAALLASQGKNNVQIRQAIEQTADKISGTGTNFKYGKINSNKAVRY, from the coding sequence ATGAAGTTCAAAAAAATAGCCGCTTTATCCTTAGCAACTTCCCTTGCTTTATTCCCTGCCTTCGGAGGTAGTTCACTTGCCAAGGAAGCACCGAAACCGTTCCAACCTGTCAATAAAACAGTGGACAAAGATGCTTTCGAATCCGGTGAAGTCATTGTGAAATTCAAGGATGGTGTTTCCGAAAAGGCACAAGGATCTGCTTTGAATAAAGCAAAAGCAAATGAACAGAAAGCATCTGCGAAAGATCCATTTCAGGTATTGGAAGTAGTGGACGTCGATCAGGCTGTAAAGGCCCTGGAAAACAACCCAAATGTAGAATACGCTGAACCAAACTATACATTCCAAGCGACATGGACACCGAATGATCCTTACTATTCTACGTACCAGTATGGACCACAAAACACTTCAACCCCAGCTGCCTGGGATGTAACCCGTGGAAGCAGCACTCAAACGGTGGCTGTGCTTGATTCTGGGGTAGATTATAATCACCCTGATCTTGCCAGGAAGGTGATCAAAGGATATGACTTCATCGATAGAGACAATAACCCAATGGATCTAAACGGTCATGGAACTCACGTAGCCGGTACTGTTGCTGCCGATACGAACAATGGAATTGGCGTAGCCGGAATGGCTCCTGATACGAAGATCCTTGCAGTGCGCGTACTTGATGCCAATGGAAGTGGTTCACTCGACAGCATTGCCTCAGGAATCCGCTATGCTGCTGATCAAGGAGCAAAGGTACTCAACCTCTCCCTTGGATGCGAATGCAACTCCACAACTCTTAAAAGTGCCGTCGATTATGCTTGGAACAAAGGAGCTGTAGTCGTTGCCGCTGCCGGTAACGACAATGTATCCCGTACATTCCAGCCAGCTTCTTACCCTAATGCCATTGCAGTAGGCGCCATTGACTCCAGTGACCGAAAAGCCTCATTCTCCAACTACGGGACTTGGGTGGATGTCACTGCACCAGGTGTGAACATAGCATCAACCGTTCCGAATAATGGCTATTCCTATATGTCAGGTACGTCCATGGCCTCTCCTCACGTAGCCGGCTTGGCTGCTTTGTTGGCTAGCCAAGGAAAGAATAACGTACAGATCCGCCAGGCCATTGAACAAACCGCTGATAAGATCTCTGGCACTGGAACAAACTTCAAGTATGGTAAAATCAACTCAAACAAAGCTGTACGATACTAA